The following are encoded in a window of Bacillus xiapuensis genomic DNA:
- the thrB gene encoding homoserine kinase, translating to MSAPVTLKVPASTANLGPGFDSLGLALNLYLTLHISPADRWTFEHRSELLAQLPADENHLIYQAAKKTADAYGAELAPLQIVMESEIPLARGLGSSAAAIAAGIEIADRYAGLQLSKEEKLKIGNQLEGHPDNIGAALFGGMVAGVSFGEEAEIVQLPAPEMDLIALIPPYELKTEEARKALPASFSRAKAAEASAVSNVLLAALSVKNYSLAGKMMESDLFHEPYRAALIDEFAPARSLANQLDAYATVISGAGPTILTFAPEGHGERISAAFAERFPHCTGKVLSIDCHGIRYP from the coding sequence ATGAGCGCGCCTGTAACGCTAAAGGTGCCGGCTAGCACGGCCAATCTTGGGCCGGGGTTTGATTCCCTCGGCCTTGCTTTAAATTTGTATTTAACGCTTCACATCTCACCAGCAGACCGCTGGACATTTGAACATCGGTCAGAATTACTGGCGCAATTGCCAGCGGATGAGAACCACTTAATTTATCAAGCAGCGAAAAAAACGGCTGATGCCTATGGCGCTGAGCTAGCGCCCCTGCAAATCGTAATGGAAAGTGAAATCCCCTTAGCCCGCGGGCTTGGCAGCAGTGCGGCTGCCATTGCGGCAGGGATTGAAATCGCTGACCGTTACGCCGGTCTTCAGCTTTCCAAGGAGGAAAAGCTGAAGATCGGCAATCAGCTGGAAGGGCATCCTGATAATATTGGCGCTGCTTTGTTTGGAGGGATGGTGGCAGGCGTTTCCTTTGGAGAGGAAGCGGAGATCGTGCAATTGCCAGCACCAGAAATGGATTTGATCGCTCTCATTCCGCCTTATGAATTGAAAACGGAAGAAGCACGGAAAGCTTTGCCGGCTTCTTTTTCCAGAGCCAAGGCAGCAGAAGCCAGTGCTGTCTCGAATGTTCTGCTCGCTGCTTTGTCCGTAAAGAATTATTCATTAGCCGGTAAAATGATGGAAAGCGACCTTTTCCATGAACCATACCGGGCTGCGCTTATTGATGAGTTCGCCCCTGCCAGAAGCCTTGCGAACCAATTAGATGCCTATGCAACGGTGATCAGCGGAGCGGGACCGACGATATTAACCTTTGCTCCTGAAGGGCATGGGGAGAGAATCAGTGCTGCTTTTGCTGAGCGCTTCCCTCATTGTACAGGAAAAGTGCTGAGTATTGACTGTCATGGCATTCGCTATCCATAA
- a CDS encoding YhdT family protein, whose translation MKAIKEDKRFQVAKREAGIGILLVLINFIWWYGFAFGLGSRPVEDYTYVLGLPAWFFYSCVAGLLLMVALVWAAVKWLFRDVPFDEEGDAE comes from the coding sequence ATGAAAGCAATAAAGGAGGATAAACGGTTTCAAGTTGCCAAAAGAGAAGCCGGAATTGGCATCCTGCTGGTCCTCATTAACTTTATATGGTGGTACGGCTTTGCTTTTGGCCTTGGAAGCAGGCCGGTCGAGGACTATACATATGTATTAGGCTTGCCGGCCTGGTTTTTTTATAGCTGCGTTGCGGGTCTGCTTCTAATGGTTGCCCTCGTATGGGCAGCCGTGAAGTGGCTATTCCGGGATGTGCCCTTTGATGAGGAGGGGGATGCAGAGTGA
- the thrC gene encoding threonine synthase has protein sequence MKWEGLIKKYKEFLPVTENTPELSLMEGNTPLIPLVNISKKLDVNLYVKTEGTNPTGSFKDRGMVMAVAKAKEEGSNTVICASTGNTSAAAAAYAARAGMRAIIVIPEGKIAMGKLAQAMMYGAEIVSIQGNFDEALQMVRHISENSPITLVNSINPYRIEGQKTAAFEICDQLGKAPDYLAIPVGNAGNITAYWKGFKEYHEKFGTGLPKMHGFEAEGAAAIVKNQVIEKPETVATAIRIGNPASWEKAVAARDESGGKIDLVTDEEILEAFEMMTKEEGIFAEPASCASIAGIMKHRKSGDIPAGATIVAVLTGNGLKDPQTAIERVTKKPVVLPNDEEAVVQYIEGVVRA, from the coding sequence ATGAAATGGGAAGGCTTAATCAAAAAATATAAAGAATTTTTACCAGTGACAGAAAATACGCCAGAACTATCGTTAATGGAGGGCAATACACCACTCATTCCGCTTGTGAATATATCAAAGAAGCTGGATGTGAATCTTTATGTGAAGACAGAGGGAACCAATCCAACAGGTTCCTTTAAAGACCGCGGCATGGTGATGGCAGTAGCGAAAGCGAAAGAAGAAGGAAGCAACACAGTCATCTGCGCGTCCACAGGCAATACATCGGCTGCGGCGGCAGCCTATGCCGCCCGCGCCGGCATGCGGGCGATCATCGTCATTCCTGAAGGGAAAATTGCCATGGGCAAGCTCGCTCAAGCGATGATGTACGGTGCCGAAATTGTCTCCATTCAAGGGAACTTCGATGAGGCTCTGCAAATGGTTCGGCACATAAGTGAAAACTCGCCGATCACTTTAGTGAACTCCATCAATCCGTATCGAATTGAAGGTCAAAAAACAGCCGCCTTTGAAATTTGCGATCAATTAGGGAAGGCGCCTGATTATTTGGCGATTCCGGTGGGGAATGCCGGAAACATTACAGCTTACTGGAAAGGCTTTAAAGAATATCATGAGAAATTCGGCACAGGTCTGCCGAAAATGCACGGCTTTGAAGCGGAAGGCGCAGCCGCTATCGTAAAAAATCAAGTAATTGAAAAGCCTGAAACGGTAGCTACAGCGATTCGCATCGGCAATCCGGCAAGCTGGGAGAAAGCGGTAGCTGCTCGCGATGAATCCGGAGGAAAAATTGATCTAGTCACCGATGAAGAAATATTAGAAGCGTTTGAAATGATGACAAAGGAAGAAGGCATTTTCGCGGAGCCTGCTTCTTGTGCCTCCATTGCAGGGATTATGAAGCACCGGAAATCGGGAGACATTCCAGCTGGAGCCACCATCGTCGCTGTATTGACAGGAAACGGATTAAAAGATCCGCAAACTGCGATTGAACGCGTGACGAAAAAGCCGGTTGTTTTGCCGAATGATGAAGAAGCGGTCGTGCAATATATCGAAGGAGTGGTTCGTGCATGA
- a CDS encoding ABC transporter ATP-binding protein, translating to MAILELSSVGQTYFSKNSAVSAVKDISFSVNEGEFIAFVGPSGCGKTTVLSIISGLLMPTEGTVTLNGQAVQEPHPQVGYMLQQDYLFPWKTVKENIFLGLKLRGLLHPKYQSYALSLLKEVGLEDVLEQYPSQLSGGMRQRVAFVRTLATDPKILLLDEPFSALDYQTKLKLEDLVSYMLREHRKTAILVTHDIGEAIAMSERILVFSKNPGRLHHSFQVPDALKKLTPFEARQHPEYAAMFQKVWEELEQVENH from the coding sequence ATGGCTATTTTAGAATTGTCATCCGTTGGTCAGACTTATTTTTCAAAGAATTCCGCGGTGTCAGCTGTAAAGGATATTTCCTTTTCGGTGAATGAAGGGGAGTTTATCGCTTTTGTCGGGCCGAGCGGCTGCGGAAAAACGACCGTTCTATCCATTATTTCCGGGCTGCTTATGCCGACAGAGGGTACGGTTACGTTAAATGGGCAAGCGGTTCAAGAACCGCATCCGCAGGTGGGATATATGCTGCAGCAGGATTATCTTTTTCCGTGGAAAACGGTAAAGGAAAATATTTTTCTTGGGCTGAAGTTGCGGGGGCTCCTTCATCCGAAATACCAATCTTACGCTTTGTCGCTATTGAAAGAGGTCGGATTGGAGGATGTGCTGGAGCAGTACCCAAGCCAGCTTTCAGGTGGCATGCGCCAGAGGGTGGCCTTTGTTCGCACATTGGCAACAGACCCGAAAATTTTATTGCTTGATGAACCATTTTCGGCGCTGGATTATCAAACGAAATTAAAGCTGGAAGACCTCGTTTCGTACATGCTGCGAGAGCATCGTAAAACCGCGATATTGGTCACACATGATATAGGAGAGGCGATTGCTATGAGCGAACGGATTCTCGTTTTTTCGAAAAACCCCGGACGGCTTCATCACAGCTTCCAAGTGCCTGACGCATTAAAAAAGCTCACTCCTTTTGAAGCGAGGCAGCATCCGGAATATGCGGCTATGTTCCAGAAAGTATGGGAGGAGTTGGAGCAGGTTGAGAATCATTAA
- a CDS encoding H-type small acid-soluble spore protein → MNIQRAKEISALPEMVHVTHNGVPVYIQRVDEDTKTARVYPLYQPDREQTVPLNSLTEH, encoded by the coding sequence ATGAACATTCAGCGCGCCAAAGAAATATCCGCTTTACCGGAAATGGTTCACGTGACACATAACGGGGTGCCCGTCTATATCCAGCGAGTGGATGAAGACACCAAAACGGCGAGAGTCTATCCCCTTTATCAGCCGGATCGCGAGCAGACGGTACCCTTAAATAGTTTGACTGAGCATTAA
- a CDS encoding homoserine dehydrogenase, whose amino-acid sequence MKDNVKVGLLGLGTVGTGVVKMIQQHQDQLVHQVGCAVSIEKILVRNLDKPRDIDLDSRFLTTDPYEVVNNPEIDLVVEVMGGIDETRQYIIDALQAKKHVVTANKDLMALYGSELQKVAADHGCDLFYEASVAGGIPIIKGLADGLASDRIQTIMGIVNGTTNYILTKMNKDGLSYEAALKEAQELGFAEADPTADVEGLDAARKMAILARLAFSMDIDLEDVSVSGISQVSKEDLKYGSTLGYTMKLIGYADQEESRAEVSVQPTFLSHNHPLASVNDEYNAVYVYGEAVGETMFYGPGAGSLPTATSIVSDVVAVVKNMRLGVNGRSVFQPQYEKQLKKADERFAKYFIRLHMRDEIGAFSELTKLFSTYSISFEKILQLPLDEKEAAEIVIVTHKASLENYRSVLEKMKDLDVVKSVESFYRVEGDGAK is encoded by the coding sequence GTGAAGGATAACGTGAAAGTAGGTTTATTAGGATTAGGCACAGTGGGAACGGGCGTAGTGAAGATGATTCAGCAACATCAGGACCAGCTTGTTCACCAAGTAGGCTGTGCTGTATCGATTGAAAAAATATTAGTAAGAAACTTAGATAAGCCTCGAGACATCGATCTTGACAGCCGTTTCCTCACAACCGATCCTTATGAGGTGGTGAATAATCCGGAAATCGATCTGGTTGTTGAAGTAATGGGCGGCATTGATGAGACGCGTCAATATATAATAGATGCGCTTCAGGCGAAGAAGCATGTTGTAACCGCCAATAAGGATTTAATGGCTCTTTACGGTTCGGAATTGCAGAAAGTAGCCGCTGATCACGGCTGCGATTTATTTTATGAAGCGAGTGTAGCCGGCGGTATACCTATTATTAAAGGATTAGCGGATGGGCTTGCTTCCGATAGAATCCAAACCATTATGGGCATTGTCAATGGCACAACCAACTATATCTTAACAAAGATGAATAAGGACGGATTATCGTATGAAGCAGCGTTAAAGGAAGCGCAGGAGCTGGGGTTTGCTGAAGCGGATCCGACGGCTGACGTCGAAGGTTTAGATGCCGCCCGAAAAATGGCGATATTAGCCCGCTTAGCCTTCTCAATGGATATCGACTTGGAGGACGTATCGGTCAGCGGGATTTCCCAAGTCTCTAAAGAGGATCTAAAGTACGGCAGCACGCTTGGCTATACAATGAAACTGATCGGATATGCAGATCAGGAAGAGTCCCGCGCGGAAGTGAGTGTGCAGCCGACGTTCCTATCTCATAATCATCCGCTTGCGTCCGTGAATGACGAATATAATGCTGTGTATGTATATGGTGAAGCGGTCGGTGAAACGATGTTTTATGGGCCGGGAGCCGGAAGCCTGCCAACAGCGACATCCATTGTCAGCGATGTCGTCGCAGTGGTGAAGAATATGCGCCTTGGGGTGAACGGCCGCAGCGTATTTCAGCCGCAATATGAGAAACAGCTGAAGAAAGCGGATGAGCGGTTTGCCAAGTACTTTATCCGTTTGCATATGCGCGATGAAATCGGAGCATTTTCGGAGCTGACTAAATTGTTTTCAACCTATTCTATTAGCTTTGAAAAGATACTCCAGCTTCCGCTTGATGAAAAGGAAGCAGCGGAGATTGTCATTGTTACGCATAAAGCTTCACTGGAGAATTATCGAAGTGTGTTAGAGAAAATGAAGGACTTAGATGTAGTTAAATCGGTGGAAAGCTTTTACCGAGTTGAAGGAGACGGTGCAAAATGA
- a CDS encoding N-acetylmuramoyl-L-alanine amidase, translated as MKRISVILVLTLSLIGSLIGGNRAQADGFIDVPHRALKEVNFLAQGGIVKGSTATWFGANHKVNRAEAVTFIGRAIQLDGRKRATSFKDVESGSFASGYIQSAVHKGIVSGVNGELFMPGKAVTRGEMAQMITKAFGYPFDGTAAGAAKALLSRGIAKGMADGSFGAEKEITRMDFAVFLARAVHPQFRVSGSARFEQTYRTTVDSLNVRTGPSTAYPSISKLSANTNVAVSHSVGGWSYIKAGNTVGFVSSYYLRPNPAEGGSLPAPPSTAPADKRLAGQTIIIDPGHGGHDPGAIGFNVREKDVVLATALKVNKLFQQTPFQVKMTRSTDRFITIDERYRFAQRNSGNVFVSIHANAASPAANGTETYYSASKNPHVRDSRLLAEKIQKRMVAAWKTKDRGVKTTSQLRRVLGVLDRNTMPAALTELGFITNRKENDMLKSDYWQTIMAKAIYAGILDYYAAKGYDVQSLY; from the coding sequence GTGAAAAGAATTTCGGTGATTTTGGTTTTAACATTGTCCTTGATTGGCTCTCTTATCGGAGGGAATAGGGCACAGGCAGATGGCTTTATAGATGTGCCGCACCGGGCGCTGAAAGAGGTTAATTTTCTAGCACAGGGTGGCATTGTCAAAGGTTCAACAGCTACTTGGTTTGGTGCAAATCATAAAGTCAATCGGGCGGAAGCGGTTACGTTTATCGGGCGTGCTATTCAGCTGGATGGAAGAAAAAGAGCGACCAGCTTTAAGGATGTTGAATCTGGAAGTTTTGCTTCCGGCTACATTCAATCGGCGGTACATAAAGGAATTGTTTCCGGAGTGAACGGCGAATTATTTATGCCTGGCAAAGCGGTTACACGCGGAGAAATGGCGCAGATGATCACGAAAGCATTTGGCTATCCGTTTGACGGAACCGCGGCGGGAGCAGCGAAAGCGTTGCTTTCCCGGGGGATAGCAAAAGGAATGGCGGATGGATCGTTTGGTGCTGAGAAGGAAATCACAAGAATGGATTTTGCGGTTTTCTTAGCCCGTGCTGTCCATCCGCAATTCCGAGTGAGCGGATCAGCTCGCTTTGAGCAAACATATAGGACCACGGTGGACAGTTTAAACGTGAGGACTGGTCCGTCAACAGCTTATCCGTCTATAAGCAAACTTAGTGCAAACACGAATGTCGCTGTCTCTCATTCTGTGGGAGGATGGTCATATATTAAAGCAGGAAATACGGTTGGCTTTGTCTCCTCCTACTATTTGCGCCCTAATCCTGCGGAAGGAGGCAGCCTGCCAGCTCCGCCAAGCACTGCACCGGCTGATAAGCGCCTAGCAGGCCAGACGATTATCATCGACCCAGGTCATGGAGGCCATGATCCAGGAGCAATTGGCTTTAATGTAAGAGAAAAGGATGTTGTGCTTGCTACTGCTTTAAAGGTGAACAAGCTGTTTCAGCAAACACCTTTTCAAGTGAAGATGACCCGTTCAACGGACCGATTTATTACCATTGATGAGCGCTATCGATTCGCGCAAAGAAACAGCGGAAACGTTTTTGTCAGCATTCATGCGAACGCCGCCAGCCCGGCTGCTAACGGTACTGAAACATATTATTCGGCATCCAAAAACCCTCATGTGCGCGACAGCAGATTGCTGGCGGAAAAGATCCAAAAACGAATGGTGGCAGCATGGAAAACTAAAGACCGCGGAGTGAAAACGACATCGCAGCTTAGAAGAGTGCTAGGGGTTCTTGACCGCAACACGATGCCCGCAGCGCTGACAGAGCTTGGATTTATTACAAACCGCAAGGAAAATGACATGCTGAAGTCAGACTATTGGCAAACCATCATGGCTAAGGCGATTTATGCTGGAATCTTAGATTATTACGCAGCTAAAGGCTACGATGTGCAATCGCTCTATTAA
- a CDS encoding alpha/beta fold hydrolase, which yields MSYAEIHNRRIYYETAGEGPVVIFVHPPGMSGLVFCKQLPLSEQCKLVVIDLNGHGNSSPSISGDPNSFLEDIFAVQTAVQEEQVFLFGYSAGGTVVQQYALRYPERVKGVILASGYPKAGPLLFKIEHAMAIQLAEKTPALMAKLISRSHFHQSDDRERMYQSMMKANPTIWQSYYRFSLTFDCTGQLSEWRLPLLLLYGEKAPIIKRHWAYYQAVPKKQMVFFKEGTHQLPSKSPADIHPVVADFIQRWR from the coding sequence TTGTCTTACGCTGAGATCCATAACAGGAGAATTTATTATGAAACGGCAGGTGAAGGACCCGTTGTAATTTTTGTTCATCCCCCGGGAATGAGCGGTCTCGTATTTTGTAAGCAGCTCCCTTTATCGGAGCAATGTAAGCTCGTTGTTATTGATTTAAATGGACACGGAAACAGCAGTCCTTCCATTTCAGGAGATCCGAACAGCTTTTTAGAGGATATATTCGCTGTCCAAACAGCGGTGCAGGAAGAACAAGTTTTTTTATTTGGCTATTCGGCTGGGGGAACGGTTGTGCAGCAATACGCCCTCCGATATCCTGAAAGAGTAAAGGGAGTGATTCTAGCGAGCGGCTATCCGAAGGCAGGTCCGCTGCTATTTAAAATCGAGCATGCAATGGCCATCCAATTAGCAGAAAAGACGCCCGCTCTTATGGCTAAGCTGATTTCCAGAAGTCATTTTCATCAATCTGATGATAGAGAAAGAATGTACCAGTCCATGATGAAAGCGAACCCAACGATTTGGCAAAGTTATTACCGGTTTTCTCTGACCTTTGACTGTACCGGCCAACTGTCTGAATGGAGGCTTCCGCTTTTATTGCTTTATGGCGAAAAAGCCCCCATCATCAAAAGGCATTGGGCTTATTATCAAGCGGTCCCGAAGAAACAAATGGTGTTTTTCAAAGAAGGCACACATCAGCTGCCTTCTAAGAGTCCAGCAGACATCCATCCGGTTGTTGCGGATTTTATTCAGCGCTGGCGTTAA
- a CDS encoding ABC transporter permease, protein MRIIKTHEEYLQAIKKEKRAILFVQVMMLVAFIVLWEVSARNEWINPLLFSSPKQILMLFMEKVNDGSLFSHAGITLFETFFGFLLGTLLGTLLAALLWWQPFLSKVLDPYLVVLNAMPKIALGPILIVALGPNVKSILGMGVLITVIITTIVIYSAFKNVEENYIKVIQTFGGSNYHCFKEAVLPACFPTIISTLKVNVGLAWVGVIVGEFLVSKQGLGYMIIYGFQVFNFTQVLLSLFVIAILATIMYQLVDMLERKLIRQE, encoded by the coding sequence TTGAGAATCATTAAAACGCATGAAGAGTATCTGCAAGCCATTAAAAAGGAAAAGCGGGCCATTCTATTCGTTCAAGTCATGATGTTGGTCGCATTCATCGTATTGTGGGAAGTGAGCGCAAGAAATGAATGGATTAATCCGCTCTTATTCAGTTCACCCAAACAAATTCTGATGCTGTTTATGGAAAAGGTCAACGATGGCAGTCTGTTTTCCCATGCAGGCATCACATTGTTTGAAACGTTTTTTGGCTTTTTGCTGGGCACCCTTTTAGGCACGCTTCTCGCAGCATTGCTATGGTGGCAGCCGTTCCTTTCAAAGGTGCTTGATCCGTACCTTGTCGTGCTGAATGCTATGCCCAAAATTGCCCTCGGCCCGATATTGATAGTGGCCCTCGGCCCGAATGTTAAATCGATCCTCGGCATGGGCGTGCTTATCACCGTAATTATTACGACTATTGTGATCTATTCCGCTTTCAAAAATGTGGAAGAGAATTATATTAAAGTGATTCAGACATTTGGAGGCTCCAATTATCATTGTTTCAAAGAAGCCGTGTTGCCGGCCTGCTTCCCAACCATTATTTCCACCTTGAAAGTGAATGTCGGCCTTGCTTGGGTAGGAGTCATTGTCGGAGAATTTCTCGTTTCTAAACAAGGCTTAGGCTATATGATCATTTACGGATTCCAAGTATTTAACTTTACACAAGTGCTGCTCAGCCTATTTGTGATAGCTATCTTGGCCACCATCATGTATCAGCTTGTTGACATGCTGGAGCGGAAGCTGATCCGGCAAGAATAA
- a CDS encoding acyltransferase family protein: MRRKDQSWRVKEHRRYMPALDGLRALAVLAVILYHLQVPGTSGGLLGVTVFFVLSGYLITDLLLAEWEQTRRIDLKQFWIRRARRLLPAMLTMLILVIAYVTLFEPVYLTRLRGDVLAALLYVSNWRFVFQELSYFDSMQPSLFMHFWSLAVEEQFYLLWPVIVLSVMRYFPSTKKLRFITVFGGVISALLMAFMYEPGSDPSRVYYGTDTRAFSLLIGAALAIVWPSRKLSPSVKGKAKLSLDLAGIASLAVLLGMMAFSDQYDDFLYYGGMVLASLAAAIAVAVLAHPSSRLAAAFSWRPLRLIGVRSYGMYLWHFPVIVLTSPAVDTGEFNLIRGLFQLGLIFFITAWSYRYIERPIRKGALREKCRAFLFGSWGWRRVPARRWLSFTGALAVFLISMAGLYTAPASGADQPAEVKEMSVREAPNEDHSNAEEKQDKQAKEEPDETRISEVTAVGDSVMVDAVPFLKEYFPDLAVDAKVGRQMEDGIEVVRRFKEQGQLGDVIIIGLGTNGPFSKKQVKEIVESISGDPPIIFINTRVPRPWEHDVNARLKQITAEFSNVTLVNWHSESADHDHYFAPDGIHLSEEGAKAYAALISEAVKKL, from the coding sequence ATGCGCCGCAAAGACCAGTCTTGGCGGGTGAAGGAACATCGCCGCTATATGCCTGCTCTAGACGGGTTGAGGGCGCTGGCCGTATTGGCCGTAATTCTCTACCACCTGCAGGTTCCAGGAACATCAGGGGGCCTTTTAGGTGTTACGGTCTTTTTTGTTTTATCGGGCTATTTAATCACCGATTTATTGTTGGCAGAGTGGGAGCAAACGCGGCGCATTGATTTGAAGCAGTTTTGGATCCGCCGTGCAAGAAGGCTGCTTCCGGCGATGCTGACTATGCTTATATTAGTCATTGCTTATGTCACCCTCTTTGAACCGGTCTATTTAACTCGTTTGCGTGGAGATGTGCTGGCCGCCTTGCTTTACGTCAGCAACTGGCGGTTTGTATTTCAAGAGCTGTCTTACTTTGACAGTATGCAGCCCTCTTTATTCATGCATTTTTGGTCGTTAGCAGTAGAAGAGCAATTTTATTTGCTGTGGCCGGTTATTGTTTTATCCGTGATGCGTTATTTTCCGAGTACGAAAAAGCTGCGGTTTATTACTGTTTTCGGAGGGGTCATCTCGGCCTTATTGATGGCTTTTATGTATGAGCCTGGAAGTGATCCTAGCAGAGTTTACTATGGAACGGATACGAGAGCTTTTTCACTTTTAATCGGTGCAGCGCTGGCGATTGTTTGGCCCAGCCGAAAGCTTTCTCCTTCTGTAAAGGGAAAAGCGAAATTATCCCTTGACCTTGCCGGGATCGCTAGTCTGGCGGTTCTATTAGGCATGATGGCCTTTTCTGATCAATATGATGATTTCCTTTATTATGGCGGCATGGTGCTTGCTTCTCTGGCAGCCGCTATTGCAGTGGCTGTTCTTGCCCATCCGTCGAGCCGCTTAGCCGCGGCTTTCAGCTGGAGACCGCTGCGATTGATCGGCGTTCGCTCCTACGGCATGTATCTATGGCATTTCCCGGTGATCGTCCTGACAAGTCCGGCCGTGGATACAGGAGAGTTCAATTTAATTAGAGGACTCTTTCAACTGGGGCTCATTTTCTTTATTACCGCATGGTCCTATCGGTATATTGAACGGCCGATCCGAAAAGGAGCTTTAAGAGAAAAATGCCGCGCATTCCTTTTCGGGTCTTGGGGGTGGAGGCGGGTCCCGGCACGGCGTTGGCTGAGCTTTACAGGCGCCTTGGCAGTCTTTTTGATTTCTATGGCCGGTTTATATACGGCTCCCGCGTCAGGTGCAGACCAACCTGCGGAAGTGAAAGAGATGTCCGTTCGAGAAGCTCCAAATGAAGATCATTCTAATGCTGAAGAGAAGCAGGATAAACAGGCTAAAGAGGAGCCGGATGAGACGCGCATCTCTGAGGTCACAGCCGTTGGAGATTCGGTCATGGTCGATGCCGTTCCTTTTTTAAAAGAGTATTTTCCCGATTTAGCGGTCGATGCCAAGGTAGGGAGACAAATGGAAGACGGGATAGAAGTCGTCCGCCGGTTTAAGGAGCAGGGCCAATTAGGCGATGTGATTATTATCGGTTTAGGGACGAATGGCCCTTTTTCCAAAAAACAAGTGAAAGAGATTGTGGAGTCAATCAGCGGGGATCCGCCGATTATCTTTATTAATACACGCGTTCCCCGGCCTTGGGAACACGATGTGAATGCCAGATTAAAGCAAATAACCGCCGAATTTTCAAATGTCACGCTCGTCAATTGGCATTCCGAGAGCGCTGATCATGATCACTATTTTGCCCCCGACGGAATTCACTTATCTGAAGAAGGAGCGAAAGCGTATGCGGCGCTGATATCGGAGGCGGTTAAAAAGTTATAA
- a CDS encoding ABC transporter substrate-binding protein → MKLFKRCAVLLLACLLIAGSGFLGGCSSPDNQTEDTATVRVAEVTRSIFYAPLYVAIEKGFFKEEGIHLDLKTTWGGDKTMTALLSDSVDVALVGSETSIYTKAQGTSDPVMNFAQLTETDGTFLMARKKQEPFSWDQLKGRTFLGQRKGGMPQMAGEFALKKQGIDPHKDIKLIQNIDFANIAGAFASGTGDYVQLFEPQASLFEQKGIGHIVASFGKESGKLPYTTFMSKKSYLEKNQDVLLRFTKALYRAQQQVEKTPAQDTAKMIAAYFEDTPEELIAAVISRYQSQDSFATSPVLEEEEWNHLQDIMKEAGELPRPIEYHELVNTEIAKQAMK, encoded by the coding sequence ATGAAGCTCTTTAAACGATGCGCGGTTCTTTTGCTTGCTTGTTTACTGATTGCCGGTTCCGGCTTCTTGGGGGGCTGTTCGTCACCGGATAACCAAACAGAAGATACAGCTACCGTCCGTGTCGCTGAAGTGACTAGATCGATTTTTTATGCGCCACTGTATGTCGCCATAGAGAAAGGATTTTTTAAAGAAGAAGGAATTCATCTTGACTTGAAAACAACTTGGGGCGGAGACAAAACCATGACAGCTCTGCTTTCGGACAGCGTCGATGTCGCACTCGTCGGCAGCGAAACGAGCATTTATACAAAAGCGCAAGGAACATCGGATCCGGTGATGAACTTTGCGCAGCTGACTGAAACGGATGGGACGTTTTTGATGGCCAGAAAAAAGCAGGAGCCCTTCTCATGGGATCAATTGAAGGGGCGAACTTTTTTAGGACAGCGAAAAGGCGGAATGCCGCAAATGGCTGGAGAATTTGCTTTAAAAAAGCAGGGCATCGATCCTCATAAAGACATCAAGCTAATCCAAAACATTGATTTCGCTAACATCGCGGGCGCCTTTGCCTCAGGCACAGGAGATTATGTGCAGCTGTTTGAACCACAAGCCAGTCTGTTCGAACAAAAAGGCATCGGCCATATCGTCGCCTCCTTTGGCAAAGAATCCGGAAAGCTTCCATACACCACCTTCATGTCAAAAAAGAGCTATCTGGAAAAGAATCAAGACGTATTATTGCGGTTTACCAAAGCGCTTTACCGCGCCCAGCAGCAAGTAGAAAAAACCCCCGCCCAGGATACAGCCAAAATGATCGCCGCCTATTTTGAAGATACGCCTGAAGAATTAATCGCAGCTGTCATCAGCCGTTATCAGAGCCAAGACAGCTTCGCAACCTCGCCTGTTCTTGAGGAAGAAGAGTGGAATCATCTGCAGGACATCATGAAAGAAGCCGGAGAGCTTCCTCGTCCTATAGAATATCATGAGCTCGTAAACACGGAGATTGCTAAACAAGCAATGAAATAA